One Kwoniella newhampshirensis strain CBS 13917 chromosome 13, whole genome shotgun sequence DNA window includes the following coding sequences:
- a CDS encoding NAD(P)H:quinone oxidoreductase, type IV, whose protein sequence is MISPSSTREHRSKPIIVVAFYSTYGHIGSLAEAIIKGAQATGAIVKPYFIEETLPKEVLEKMHAGSSLAPKYPLITPDDLKEADGIIFGAPTRYGRLPAQVSAFFDKTGGLWATGALTGKFVTMFTSAAGQHSGHESTMLTTYPYFAHHGLVYVPMGYSDPSIGNLTEVQGGTPYGASLIAGPDGSKQATAGDLSFAEHQGKYFGNFVSTFVKGKTA, encoded by the exons atgatctccccttcttccacgCGGGAACACAGGTCCAAgcccatcatcgtcgtcgcaTTCTACTCCACCTACGGCCACATTGGCTCCCTCGCCGAGGCCATCATCAAGGGTGCACAGGCCACCGGGGCCATCGTCAAGCCTTACTTCAT CGAGGAGACTCTCCCCAAGGAGgtcctcgagaagatgcACGCTGgctcttctctcgcccCCAAGTACCCCTTGATCACCCCCGATGACCTCAAGGAGGCCGACGGTATCATCTTCGGTGCCCCCACCCG ATATGGTCGACTCCCCGCTCAGgtctccgccttcttcgacaagaCCGGTGGTCTCTGGGCTACCGGTGCTCTCACCGGCAAGTTCGTGACCATGTTCACCTCCGCTGCCGGCCAGCACAGTGGTCACGAG TCTACTATGCTCACCACCTACCCTTACTTCGCTCACC ACGGTT TGGTCTACGTCCCCATGGGTTACTCTGACCCCTCCATCGGAAACCTCACCGAAGTCCAGGGTGGTACCCCTTACGGTGCCTCCTTGATCGCCGGTCCCGACGGCTCTAAGCAGGCTACCGCCGGTGACCTCAGCTTCGCTGAGCACCaaggcaag TACTTCGGTAACTTCGTCTCCACCTTCGTCAAGGGCAAGACTGCTTAA